TCTCACTATGTCCCAAACAACTAAAAAGTAGCCGCAGAAGCCGAGCTTCCTGATCGTGTCGAGCTCATAATCCAGCCGATTCAATATCTCAGCAGTCACGACACGATATTTCCGCGATACTCCCGTATGAGCCATCTTCGTTAAATAACTATAATCGGTTTCCCCTTCGGGAATAGTGAATTTGGGAAAGCGAGGTTTCCCCAGCTCCAGTTCCAGATTACACCTCGACGCGATCACCTCGGTGTTCGCTAAGGCCTCCGGGATATCCCTGAACAGCCGCCTCATCTCTTTCTCTGATTTGAGGTACTGCTCTACGGTGCGGCAAGTCGCCAACTGAGAAACTGGTATATTCTGTCCTATGGCGTTAAGCATTTCCTTGATCCTGTACTCTTCCATCTCAGCATAATGGACATTATTGGTAGCCACTACCGGCAGGCCCTCTTCCCGGGCGAAACCAGCCAGCCTGTTAGTCTGCATATCTATTGTTCTTGAAGGGTAGCGGATGAGCTCGATAAAGAAATCGTCAGCGAAAACCTCCCGATAAAACTGCACCGCTTTACTGAGCTTCGCTTCTTCATTTCTGTAGAGCAATGACGGTATTTCACCTTTATCACATCCGCTTAGTGCTATTAGGCCCTCGCTGCTTACGGCAAGCATTTCCCTGCTGGTCTGCGGCTCTCTTCCTTTGCTGGACAGGTGGGCCTTTGTCAGCAACCGGCACAGTTTTGAGTACCCCTTCGTGTTCTTACAGAGCAGGGTAAGATGGTAGCCTCCTTCCAGAGTGACCTCAGCGCCTATGATCGGCTTAATCCCTAAAGCTTTTGCCTTCTGGTAAAACCTTACCGCTGCTGTCAAACGGTCATGGTCGGTGATGGCTAAGGCGGGCATATCCAGAGATACAGCTTTATCAAGGAGCTTGTCTAATGACGAAGCGCCGTCGTAAAAGCTGTATGGGGAATGGACATGGAGGTGGACAAAGGCCATCGTTCAACCTTTAATCCAGTATTCTTGAGATCAGCCACTTGTCGCTGCATTTGCAGAGTTCGTAGGTCCCGGTGCTGGTGTTTGCGGCGTTGACGCGGACGAAAAGACAAAGCGGCTCTTCATCCCACCAGGCTGCCGGTTCTCTCCACCAGTCGAGGACCCGCTCCACTCTATAGAGGCGCTTCCTCCAGATGAAGGATGTCTTGTTAGACGTATTATCCCGGTGCAATTGGATCGGTTCGTTGATAAGCTTCGACACAGCAATCTCTCACAATAGTTGTTGACTGATGATGGTCTTGAATGCCGATCAACTCAATACCGGCAAAAGGCTTGCATTAGATCCTAAAGCTTTCTTATCACCCCGATTACCCTGCCTTGCACATCAACATCATCCTGCTTGCAGTAAATCGGCTTCATATCCTTGTTCGCCGGCTGAAGGCGAATCCGGTCCTTTTCGTGGTAGATCTTCTTTAGTGTTACTTCCTGCTCGTCCTTCAGCCATGCCGCAACTGTCTCTCCATCCTGGGCGGTGCTGGCCTGCTGCATCACAACGATATCTCCGTCATCTATCAAAGCGTCAATCATGGATGTTCCCTTAACCTTGAGGG
This genomic interval from Dehalococcoidales bacterium contains the following:
- a CDS encoding DUF6504 family protein; protein product: MSKLINEPIQLHRDNTSNKTSFIWRKRLYRVERVLDWWREPAAWWDEEPLCLFVRVNAANTSTGTYELCKCSDKWLISRILD